TAAACCGATCCGGGAAAGTTTTCCGAATCTCGGGGCCGTAATCATCGTCGCAGATATCCATGTACGTTCTTTAACCaacttatttataaactagaGAACAAATTACCTTACAGCCGCAAATAGTATAAGGCTACTAGGATAAATAAACTTCGTGGGCCTTATCCAAAGCCATAACTCTTCTAATGTTTGGCTTCTTTCTCAGAAAGATACGGGCACAAATGTCAAACAGTAAGCAGGCGGTTTCAGGTGTGATGCGTGGAAAAGACAGATTAACTATTATCGATCAACGGGTCCGGGTTTATTAGTATTGCTACTCCTCGTTGATCTGTACCAATATGGCCCGCCCGTCGGATACGCAACGGCCTATAGTTCCAGAGGCAAGGTGTCGTCCAAATGCGTGAAACGAAATACCCCTAGTAACACGTTTGGTCTACTTAGGCAGATGCAGATCTctatgatgatggcgactttGCGAGCGTGTATGTTATTTGAATATCTTGGAATTTGGGCGGATGTTGGTACTGACGGCACAACAGGACTGCTGGGAGCTCCACAGCATCGCTCTCGTCGAGCATCATAAATTACCAGTAGGACCAGCCTTGATATTTTACCTACTGTGTACGCGTGGTATTAACTCTGCTCGCAAATACGAGGTCTGAGATGTGACTCGGGGCGACAATTCATGCTGACTGAGCAGAATGGACGACGCTATCACGCCTATCGACAGGGAGAGTATAGGTTGTATGGCGACCAATTCACGGGATTTGGCTGTCGCGAACTTTTGATCGAGGCGAGCACGAAATTCGGGAAGCAGCTCGGTGTGGCAAATAACTATAAGCAGTGGATGGTTGGCGCTGGGTTCGGGAACGTCCAGGAGCATATCTACAAAGTACCATTCTCTCCATGGGCAAAGGGCCCGAAGCTCAAGGAGCTGGGCAGATACCACCAGACGAATATGCTTGAGGTGCTTGAAGCGTACTCATTGGCGCTGATGACCCGCTCCCTAGGGTGGACGGTGGAGGATGTCAATGTGCTATTGAGGGAAGTGCGAAAGGAGCTGCTGGACCGGAAACTGCACATCTATTCCCGACTATACGTAGTATACGGACAGAAGTGATGAACAATGGATTGATCGCGAGCATTGCCTAAATTATGGTCTGTTGTTTGTTATCTTCGGCTGCTTCCGAGATTGGGATGGATGACGCAATAACAGCGCCGTTAGCAATAATGGCGGAAATTCGCCGAGAGGGGAATTGAGACATCGGGAAAGCGAACTCAGGGCAGTTCAAGCTAGCAAAAACTAGAGACGGCGAGAAGTATCGGGTTTGCAAGTAGTGTAGAAAGTGGATGATTGACTTCCGCGTGGTGTGAGAAGTTGGTCGTCAAGGCAGAAAAAACCGCCGCCACTTTGACTTTCGGACTGTTTTTTTGTCCGCTCTCAACATTCCCAATTCATCCCTCTCATCACTCCCTACTTATGTCTCTCTTGCACCATCTCTACGATTGTTCCCTTGTTTAATACCTATCTCTGCTAATTTCCTCGTCTGCCGTCTCTGTTGCTCCCAATCGCACATCCCGGGCTCTGCGTCGCAAACCACCATGGGCCTCTCCAAGACCAACAGGATCATCATCCTGTTGGTGATAGATACAGCGTTCTTCCTTCTAGAACTGATCGCCGGTTCGTACCTCTGGTTATCTACAGCTTTATGTTATACTGACGCTGTTGCTACTAGGTTATTCTGTTCAttcccttgcccttgtcgcCGATTCCTTTCACATGGTACGCCTGCCGAGACGCTGTCCGTTTGTTTCACATCTGACTTTCTCTAGCTTAACGATGTTATTTCCTTACTCGTTGGATTATGGGCCGTCAAAGTCGCCAACCGCGAAACTTCCTCGAAAATGTACACTTATGGGGTGAGTGACTATCCCTTGCCCCGCCCTTGTTGGAATTCGGGCTGACTCTATGACAGTGGCAACGAGCAGAAACCCTCGGTGCGCTGGTCAACGGCGTTTTCCTAGTCGCCCTGTGTTTATCCATTTTCCTCGAAGCGATACAAAGGTTGGTGGAGCCGCAGGAGGTCAAGAGTCCGAAGTTTGTCTGCATTGTAGGCTGCGCCGGACTGTTGTCGAATATCGTCGGTCTGGTCTTGTTCCACGATCACTCACATGGCGGCCATGGGCACAGCCATGGGCACGctcatgatgaagaaggcgttGATGCTGCGGAGCAAGGACACAACCATGAACACCTTGGCGAATCGGAGTCCGCGGGGCAGGGTGCAGCTGTACGTGTCCATCCGCGAACCGTCTATCATCTGCACGTCATGCTGACTAGTCTTCACAGGGCGCAATCACTGAACCAACCGCTACTTATTCCCGTCGTCGAACCCTGGACAGCCAACACCGCATCTCGCGCGGATACAGCAACCCCAGCCGTGGGTTCGAAGATATTGGTGGACACCCGGCGAGCATGAGACAAGACATCATTAGCGCCGCGAGCCGCAACCAGTTTCCGGACGAGGATGATAGCTATGAATCGGATGCACCAGCGGAGAACGGTACGGCAGACGGCTTCGGTCCCACGGAAAGATCTACGCTGCTGGGACATACGGATCGCGGATTCAATTACACCGACGAGAACGCTCCTATTAAAGGCCAACCCTCAAACAACGACCCCCACAAGAACCATAACCACGCCCAGCCTAAACCGAAGGAACAGAAGCACGGCCATGACCTCAACATGCGGGGTGTCTTCCTCCACGTTATGGGTGACGCCTTGGGCAACATCGGTGTTATACTTTCTGCTCTTATCATCTGGTTGACCGATTACTCTTGGAGGTTTTACGTCGATCCCGGCATTTCTCTTGTCATCACAGTGATCATTCTGGCCTCAGCAATTCCCCTCTGCAAGGCAGCATCTCGAATCCTCTTACAGGCTGTGCCACATGGTGTGAGCATCGACCACATCAAGGAAGACGTCGAAAGGCTTCCCGGAGTTATCGGCTCTCACCACCTCCACGTATGGCAGCTAAGCGACACGAAGACTGTTGCTTCAATCCATATCCAAGTGGACACAGAAATCAAGGGCGAGGGATCCGAGCGATATATGCACCTCGCAAAGCAAGTCAGGCAATGCCTCCATGCGTACGGCATCCATTCATCCACTATCCAGCCCGAGTTTCCCCAGGGCAGTGATACAGAGGACAACCAAGTAGCGGGCTCATCCCACTCACAATCGGGACCTAGTCGCACGCCCAGCATACGGGATGGGAATCCCCAAGCCTGCCTTTTGGAGTGTGACGATGAATGCGGCGGCAAGCACTGTTGCCCAACGAAGCCCACTTGATCGCGTTTTGTATTTTCCCCCTCGTTTCTTATCTGTATGCCTAGTTCATTGATACCTGTTCCCTAAAAGCCCATGCTACAGACTTGTATTCTTTATACCCCTTCGTCTTCATGGCTGAGTCTTCCTGGAGTTCCACAAGAAATATGTCTCTTTTTGTCAGATAATGGGCCATTGAGGTCTAATAATACACTTGATACGTCCATGTtctgatatatatttcatcACGCACTACTAGTAGGTGTACCTTAACTGTTAGACTATGTAGGTTTACAGTCTGCGCGTGTGGATTATTGTTTGAAATTCAAAACCATAGATAGCACAATTATTACTTTCTTGACCCATTACTCGCTCTTAATTTCACCAGTTGTGTGGTATGACAGCTATAGAGGTATGGCGGTCCACGTGACGTGGCCAGGCATGTCGATCGCGGAGGGtctcatcaacatccccTTACTGCATAAGCCACTTCACATATTGGAAATTTTACTATCCATGATGCTCTCGCCCCTCTAGCACGCCGTATTCGCATATTTCTGGGAAATAGTTTTACTAGATACCATCTGATTCCGAAATCGTTTGGCCAATCCACCGAACTGCCCGCAGTCAACCTCCGCGGAGCAATGCTGCGACGCCATTAATCTCTTCCCACCTTATCACGGTTGAGATTTGACTATGAGTTATTCGTACCTCCCTACAGCCGCCAGTGCTTACCAGCCCGCCCGTCGAGATACGTCCTCCCCATCCGGGGCTTTGAAATCCGTACACGATGCGCTGACCGCAGCCGGTCGAACGGCATCGAGCCAATTGAGCAAGGTTAATAGCGTCGCTGCGGTGAAGACATTGGCGTTGAAGACTGCCAAGGTTATCTTTACAATCCCGAATGCTTTGATCGTGCTTTGGATCTGTACGTTATGGTGGGGAGAGCGGACAGTCTTCCGCGACAGTGTCGAGTCGTGTGTCTGGAATGATTGGGAGAAATGGGTGAGTTTTGTCTTGTCGCATAGCCTGTAGAGGGGCTATAATTGACATTTGTGCTGCTAGCCTAGCAATGCGAAACCGCATCacgtcgccttcatcgcggACCCTCAGCTCGTCGATCCGCACACGTATCCCGATCGCCGATGGCCGTTATCCAAGCTAACGGTCAAATTCACAGACCAGTACATGCGCCGCTCCTTTTCGTCAATACAACATACTCTCGACCCCGACTCGGTGTTATTTCTGGGTGATCTTTTTGACGGCGGAAGGGAATGGTCGACGGCTCATAGCCAAAGTCCCGAGGAACGTTGGAGGAAATACGACGATGATTACTGGAAAAAGGAATTCCATCGCTTCGTTAAAATATTCTTGAACCCATGGACAAACCAGGAGACGCAATCAACGAATCCCCGAGGCAGGAGATTGATCGCCAGTTTGCCTGGAAATCACGACTTGGGTTTTGGGTCGGGTGTGCAAATACCCGTTCGAGACCGCTTTCAGAACTTCTTCGGAAATGGGAATCGTGTCGATGTTATAGGGAACCATTCGTTTGTGTCCGTGGACACTCCGTCATTGAGTGCAATGGATCAACCCGATCCCGAGACTGGAAGTACAGGTGGGGGAAACGGAGACAGCGAACGGCCAAACCAGAAGATTTGGCAGCAGCCGGAAGATTTCCTGAATGCGATGAAAGTTCACAGAGGCCGGGCGGAAATGGACGAACTACGCTTCTTGGGGAAGCCGAGGAACGGCCGGTTGTTTAACTACGAAGTTTCCGAGCCCACGAAGCCTGCGGTATCTAGGGAAGACGACCCTGAGATCATCGGGTTCCCCGCCATCCTTTTAACGCATGTACCGTTGTACCGTAATCCGGCGACACCATGCGGTCCGTTAAGGGAGCGGTATCCTCCCTCTGCAGAGGGGCTAGAAGAGGATGACCCCAACTCCATCAAGATTAGCAGCGGATATCAGTACCAGAACGTACTGACCAAGACCATCTCCAATGACATTGTATCCAAGGTCGGCCCGAACCTAGTTCATGTGTACTCTGGCGATGACCATGACTACTGCGAGATTACACATCGTGAGTTCAGTGGCTCCCCCAAGGAGATAACGGTCAAGAGCACATCGTGGGCAATGGGCGTCCGGAAACCGGGCTTTGTCCTGACCAGTCTGTGGAACCCCATCGATCCCGCCACAGGCAAGTCAACCGGATTATCAAGCCCGGGAACTACCATCCAAAACCacctctgcctcctccccgaCCAGCTATCTATATTCATCCACTATGGCATCATTCTCgccttcaccatcaccgtTCTCACCGTGCGAGccgtcatcctcgccctccgcgCAACCCCATCCCCAGCCGCAGAACCAATCCTCCCTCTCGCCGAAACCCGCGAACCCCGGACCCGCCGCCGCGCCATCTCCCGTACCTCATCCTCTAACATCCCAGCCACCTCCTTCGTCAAGCCAGGCGGGCTCGCCAATCGCGCGGGGTATTACCCCCGCTACAGCCCGCCGCAGTCGTACAATGACGCATACCCCGGCGAGGAAACGGGGtacggggacggggacggggatgCGTCCAAGTGGCGGCCGAGCAACTCGGACCGGCGACGCGACTCACTTTTTGGCCGCGTACGCTGGCAGTTTGGGAGCTCGGTGAAGTGGGTTGCGAAGGTGTCGCTGGCGTGGTATTTCTTTTTGGTTTTGATGTGGTGAtagattggattggattggattggttGGTGTAGATAGAGGCGTGGTTTATTTAGGCATATATGAGTGGTATTTGCATGGGTGGGAGTTCTACGTGTTCTACATACTTGTtctataaaacttattttgGATTCAATGCAGATTCCGTATACTAGAAGATTATGCGATTGGGTTACAACACCGTGTCTAGAGGCAAATAACCAAATAACAACCAACAATGTTATCGAAGCCACGCGGTCAACAATCAGATACCACCCTAACAAAGCCATTGTAATTGCGTTGTCTAATCAACCATGGATGATTGCACTCTGGCACattccaggaacaggaatTTCGGCCTCCAGAATTCCTTCAAAATACagtcaagagtcaagagtcaAAACAAGAGTTCTACACTGTACCAAGACTAATTAAATTGATCAAGACTGAGCTTAAAGGCGAACGCGAGAGCGAGCAGCGAGACGGTGCAGATCCGATCGAGAGACCTCCTTGCTTCTGTGATTTTATTTGCGTCTTGCTTCGTATGCTTGCCGTGTGTTCTTGCATTCTTTATTGCAGCAGAGAATTTTCTCGAAGCGGAATCCCGGCAGGAATGCAGCCTGTTGAGTGTTGACGGTGTGCCCGACCATCGGAGCGAAGTGTCTGGATCAACAATTCCCTCATGTTTTGACTTTGACTGAGAAGAACTGCAGGGAATTAAAAGTACGTTGGTGAAATTGAGCGTTGAAAGTAATTTGGTTTGATTGGGGGTTGTGATGAGATTGATTTGGGATGACCGCATGCGgcctctccctctccgtcTCTCTGTTTTGATGTCAGTTTTCCATCCCCAGTGTCAATTGTCAATTGTTATCGCATTTCGACTCGCTCGTGCCACCCAACTCCAGATCTCCGCAGTCGGCTTCCTTGGTCCTTGGTGTCACTGTGTGATCTGCTGCCCATCCCACTCCGGACATTCGGCCTACTTTCGTGGTTTCGCCCGCTTGCCATCCACTTAGCCTGAATAGCCTCATGATCTCATCCGATCTAATGTAGAGCTAGCGTAGGAAGAATCTCCCGGTTGCTACGCACTCGAACTCTATAAACTCCCCTGTCGCGTTCCAGAAAATTCTCGTTCCATGGGCGGCATCAACCTAAACCATGTCTCATAACCCATGCGGCTACAAGCAAGGGCAGGAATGTGTCTCGTCAACTGTCTCCGCAATGCCATGCATGGGGCGATAATCGCGATCTCTCTCATGCACCGAGTGGGCCGCTGGGAGATGATCGCCTCTCGTGCGTTGGCTCGCAGCTGGCATGTGTCTCACCGATTGCAGTGGTGGCTGCTGCTTTCGGCCATCAGCCCTTCCCCCCGGCCATACACCATACTCTGGCCCTGCCGGACATGGCGAAGACCTGGCCGTTTCCTCCGCATTCTCACATCGTCTCCAGAAGTACAAAAGCTCCAGTGTGCCCTCTGGGGCAGGGAGTTGTTGatctcttttccttccctctctGGCTCTATCCGTCCCACCCACCGCACAATTGTATTGTTTACTCGTTAGCATTCTTCATTCAAGATGGGCTTCATGCTCAGGAAACCTGATGATGCAGCGGGCTCCGCTGCCCCTGCTATCATGATCGGCCTGTTTGTGGCTTTTGGTGGTGTTTTGTATGGGTAAGTATTCAATCTACTCGGTGCGCAACGATGACCAAGCTGACCGTAATAGCTATGACACTGGCACCATTAGTGGCATTCTGGCCATGAAATACTGGCGGGAGACCTTCTCGACCGGTTATGTGAATCCCGCGGATCAAATTCCCGATGTCACCTCTTCCCAGTCCTCAATGATCGTGTCTCTGCTGTCTGCCGGTACTTTCTTTGGGGCCCTCACTGCGGCACCCGTTGCCGATTACTTTGGCCGTCGCATCGGTATGATCCTGGACTGCTTTGTGTTCTGCTTTGGTGTGGTCTTGCAGACTGTGGCCACTGCCATCCCCTTGTTCGTTGCTGGTCGCTTTTTCGCCGGATTCGGCGTTGGATTGCTGTCCGCAACCGTTCCCCTGTACCAGTCCGAGACAGCTCCTAAATGGATTCGTGGTACCATTGTCGGTGCTTATCAGCTTGCAATCACAATTGGCCTGCTGCTCGCAGCCATTGTCAACAACTCGACCAAAGACCGCGATGACACCGGCTCCTACAGGATTCCCGTTGCCGTCCAGTTCGCCTGGGCCATCATCTTGGTTGTTGGAATGATCGTCCTCCCCGAGACACCCCGTTTCTTGATCAAGCAGGACAGACACGAGGATGCCACCAAGGCACTTGCTCGTCTTCGCCGTCTGGATATAAATGATCCTGCACTTGTTGCAGAGATTTCAGAGATTCAGGCCAACCATGAATTTGAGCTTAGCGTCGGCACCGCTAGTTACCTGGAGATCCTCCGTGGGTCCATCGGCAGACGTCTTGCCACAGGATGTGCTGTCCAGGCATTGCAGCAACTGGCTGGTGTTAACTTCATCTGTATGCAATCACCCTGCACCTTCTATGGCATACACTAACAGTTTTCAGTTTATTACGGCACCAAGTTCTTCCAGCACTCTGGAATCAACAACAGCTTCATCATTACCTTGATTACCAATATTGTCAATGTTGTGTCAACCTTCCCTGGTCTTTGGATGGTTGAGAAGTGGGGTCGTCGCCCACTCTTGCTGTTCGGGGCCGTTGGAATGTGCGTCAGTCAGTTCATTGTGGCCATTGTGGGTATGACCACCGACTCTGGTGTCGCAAACAAGGTTCTCATTGCGTTTGTTTGCATTTACATATTCTTTTTTGCCTCTTCCTGGGGTCCAGTGGCATGGGTCGTCACTGGTGAACTTTTCCCGCTCAAGGCCCGTGCAAAGTGTCTTTCCATCACAACCGCCGCGAACTGGCTCCTCAACTGGGCCATTGCTTACGCAACTCCGTATATGGTTGACGCTGGCCCTGGAAACGCCAACCTCCAGTCCAAGGTATTCTTCATTTGGGGTGGATTCTGCCTCGTTGCTGGTATCTTCGTGTGGACCTGCATCTACGAGACCAAGGGCCTTACCCTGGAGCAAGTCGACGAGCTGTACGCCAAGGTCCCCGTTGCGTGGCGCTCCAGAGGCTTCGTACCGTCTGTCAATTACACAGAGGTGCGCGATGTTGCCTCTGAACGCACGGGCAGCGGCTTGGCTGAACTGGAGGCAGACGTTCAGGCGAAACAAGCCCATGAGCATGTGGAGAAGGCATAGATTTTTGGCTGGCTAGACGTTTTCATTCGTTGCTTTCAGTAATACTTGGATATAGAGCGGATTGTATCTCTTAGAGCGGGTCTGAATGCTACTTTTATTTCATCATATATGCGCCACTGACATATTGTGGACGCGGAAATCCAGCCGCAATCCCTGACActgctgcctcaggcacgaACTCGTAGACATCTCGACCAATAATCGCGGGGGACGCGCATGACTTGCTTTCACGTGTGGTCTATATCGGGGAGGGATCGCTGTAGACCCTCAAGCTTTCGGGGATCTCCTCGACACTTAAACCCCAGCCGATCATCCCCTCCCTTctacttctccttctcttccttttcaTTCTCTTCATTCTCTTCATTTGCTTCATTCGCTTCGCCTGCATATACATTGTTTTGTGTTATTAGCGTTATTCTGATCTCAGCACCCAGTCACTACCACTGCACCTGATCCTCCTATAACCAAGAAATGACACACATGCTCCGTCTCATGACTGCTCTCTGACCATGTTAATATCGCCGGATCCTGTTGAAAatgcaacaaccaccacaatcGAGTCCCTCTACGGGACACCGAAACTTCCCCTTCGAAAATCCGAATACCAGAAAGAACGCGCGTCAATGCCGGATACCGAGGTCGTCGAACTGCCAGCTGCGGCAGCCGATAAAATGAAACCGTCCGTTCTCCGATTAGAGAATCTGGATAGAGTACCCAATGACGCGGACGATGGCGAGGTCTCCTCTGTCACCGATGGCCTTCTCAGCAGTAGACGGCCTTCACCGACGCTTCTATCACCTCCCCAGTGGGCCGCTTTcagtcttcctcggcatccCCTGTTTCCCCCGCTTCCGATATATGATCACCCTCCTTCGACCCTTGAAACCCTGCGATATTTGGCGATTCGGGCGACATCATTCGTTTTATCCCTATTTTTCCTCTTGATTATAATTCTCGGGGCTCTCTTTTGCAGCATTTGGCTTTCTTTAGTCTCGATAGGTCACTATTTACAAGGAAAGGCCGAGCCACAACAGCGGAGGTTTCACGCAGAAGAGCGAGCGCGGAGGTTGGAAAGAACAACTTCATCGAGGAGGTGGAAACTTCggcaggagaagagggaggttgacgaggaagtCCCAGATGATTGTCCACCCTTGGAAGGCGGGAAAGACCTGGTTATCGGTGATGTCGCCTATTATGCCAGGAGGGTTGGGCTGGACGTGGAGACATTCAAAGTTCAAACGGAAGACGGGTTTATCCTCACGCTTTGGCATCTTTACAACCCTCAAGAGTATAATCCTCTGCCGGCCAGTGAGAGAGGGCCGCGGGGTCCGATTGTCTTTAGCGGGGGAAGGCATTCGCAGTCGTCCGACAGTGCTCGCCGCAAGTATCCAATTCTGTTAATGCATGGCTTGTTACAGAACTCAGGTGCTTATTGCGCGAATGACGACGATAGTCTTGCTTTTTTTCTCTGCAAGTCTGGGTATGATGTCTGGCTTGGAAATAACCGTTGCGGTCTTCAACCAGAACATACGACGATGTTGCAAAACGACCCTCGCATGTGGAGCTGGACGATTCAACACATGGGCGTCTTCGATATTACGGCTTTGACATCGCGTGTTTTGTTTCAGACTGGGTATGAGAAGCTGGGGCTTGTATGTCACTCGCAAGGAACAGCGCAAACGTTCATAGCGCTGGCGAAAAGCCACCGCCCGGAGTTGGGGAAGCATATTTCGGTCTTCTGTGCTCTGGCACCGGCCGTATATGCTGGACCGCTTGTTGAGCGCATTTATTTCCGCTTCATGCGACTGGTATCGCCTGCAGCCTTTCGGTTAATCTTCGGCATCCACTCTTTCATTCCGTTCATGCTCACGGTTCAGCGATGGCTTCATTCTCGGATATACGGAAAGCTGGGCTATGTAGTCTTCTCGTACCTCTTCAACTGGTCAGACGACCGATGGGACTGTGGACTTCGGGACCGCCTGTTCCAGTTCGCGCCTGTCTATGTTAGCAGTGAGACCATCCGGTGGTGGCTCGGCGCGGACGGGTTCTCAACACATGAATGCATTCTCGCAACAAGGGATTCGTGTTTAATCGAGATTGACGAGGACCGCTGTATCCAACGAGGTACCGAACACGAGACATCCCGAAGTGACACCGCCTGGTATGGCCCCAACACCCCGCCCTTTGCACTGTGGGTTGGCGGTTCAGACCAGCTCGTGGATGGCCGGAAACTGCTGCAGCGCTTCCGGAATGGCCGGGAGCCCCACGTGCAGCTGGCGCATGCGAAGGTGATTGAAGAGTACGAGCATCTCGATGTGCTTTGG
Above is a window of Aspergillus puulaauensis MK2 DNA, chromosome 2, nearly complete sequence DNA encoding:
- the RGT2 gene encoding sugar porter family MFS transporter (COG:A;~EggNog:ENOG410PFSV;~InterPro:IPR005829,IPR005828,IPR003663,IPR036259, IPR020846;~PFAM:PF00083,PF07690;~TransMembrane:12 (i12-34o73-93i100-119o125-146i158-178o190-211i278-300o312-334i341-360o372-396i408-425o445-464i);~go_component: GO:0016020 - membrane [Evidence IEA];~go_component: GO:0016021 - integral component of membrane [Evidence IEA];~go_function: GO:0022857 - transmembrane transporter activity [Evidence IEA];~go_process: GO:0055085 - transmembrane transport [Evidence IEA]), which translates into the protein MGFMLRKPDDAAGSAAPAIMIGLFVAFGGVLYGYDTGTISGILAMKYWRETFSTGYVNPADQIPDVTSSQSSMIVSLLSAGTFFGALTAAPVADYFGRRIGMILDCFVFCFGVVLQTVATAIPLFVAGRFFAGFGVGLLSATVPLYQSETAPKWIRGTIVGAYQLAITIGLLLAAIVNNSTKDRDDTGSYRIPVAVQFAWAIILVVGMIVLPETPRFLIKQDRHEDATKALARLRRLDINDPALVAEISEIQANHEFELSVGTASYLEILRGSIGRRLATGCAVQALQQLAGVNFIFYYGTKFFQHSGINNSFIITLITNIVNVVSTFPGLWMVEKWGRRPLLLFGAVGMCVSQFIVAIVGMTTDSGVANKVLIAFVCIYIFFFASSWGPVAWVVTGELFPLKARAKCLSITTAANWLLNWAIAYATPYMVDAGPGNANLQSKVFFIWGGFCLVAGIFVWTCIYETKGLTLEQVDELYAKVPVAWRSRGFVPSVNYTEVRDVASERTGSGLAELEADVQAKQAHEHVEKA
- a CDS encoding putative manganese ion homeostasis (Fr) (COG:L;~EggNog:ENOG410PIGX;~InterPro:IPR033308,IPR004843;~PFAM:PF00149;~TransMembrane:3 (i64-83o509-532i638-656o);~go_function: GO:0016787 - hydrolase activity [Evidence IEA];~go_process: GO:0006506 - GPI anchor biosynthetic process [Evidence IEA]), with the translated sequence MSYSYLPTAASAYQPARRDTSSPSGALKSVHDALTAAGRTASSQLSKVNSVAAVKTLALKTAKVIFTIPNALIVLWICTLWWGERTVFRDSVESCVWNDWEKWPSNAKPHHVAFIADPQLVDPHTYPDRRWPLSKLTVKFTDQYMRRSFSSIQHTLDPDSVLFLGDLFDGGREWSTAHSQSPEERWRKYDDDYWKKEFHRFVKIFLNPWTNQETQSTNPRGRRLIASLPGNHDLGFGSGVQIPVRDRFQNFFGNGNRVDVIGNHSFVSVDTPSLSAMDQPDPETGSTGGGNGDSERPNQKIWQQPEDFLNAMKVHRGRAEMDELRFLGKPRNGRLFNYEVSEPTKPAVSREDDPEIIGFPAILLTHVPLYRNPATPCGPLRERYPPSAEGLEEDDPNSIKISSGYQYQNVLTKTISNDIVSKVGPNLVHVYSGDDHDYCEITHREFSGSPKEITVKSTSWAMGVRKPGFVLTSLWNPIDPATGKSTGLSSPGTTIQNHLCLLPDQLSIFIHYGIILAFTITVLTVRAVILALRATPSPAAEPILPLAETREPRTRRRAISRTSSSNIPATSFVKPGGLANRAGYYPRYSPPQSYNDAYPGEETGYGDGDGDASKWRPSNSDRRRDSLFGRVRWQFGSSVKWVAKVSLAWYFFLVLMW
- a CDS encoding cation diffusion facilitator family transporter (COG:P;~EggNog:ENOG410PHDN;~InterPro:IPR027469,IPR002524,IPR036837;~PFAM:PF01545;~TransMembrane:6 (i9-30o42-59i80-99o111-132i312-335o347-364i);~antiSMASH:Cluster_2.9;~go_component: GO:0016021 - integral component of membrane [Evidence IEA];~go_function: GO:0008324 - cation transmembrane transporter activity [Evidence IEA];~go_process: GO:0006812 - cation transport [Evidence IEA];~go_process: GO:0055085 - transmembrane transport [Evidence IEA]) — protein: MGLSKTNRIIILLVIDTAFFLLELIAGYSVHSLALVADSFHMLNDVISLLVGLWAVKVANRETSSKMYTYGWQRAETLGALVNGVFLVALCLSIFLEAIQRLVEPQEVKSPKFVCIVGCAGLLSNIVGLVLFHDHSHGGHGHSHGHAHDEEGVDAAEQGHNHEHLGESESAGQGAAGAITEPTATYSRRRTLDSQHRISRGYSNPSRGFEDIGGHPASMRQDIISAASRNQFPDEDDSYESDAPAENGTADGFGPTERSTLLGHTDRGFNYTDENAPIKGQPSNNDPHKNHNHAQPKPKEQKHGHDLNMRGVFLHVMGDALGNIGVILSALIIWLTDYSWRFYVDPGISLVITVIILASAIPLCKAASRILLQAVPHGVSIDHIKEDVERLPGVIGSHHLHVWQLSDTKTVASIHIQVDTEIKGEGSERYMHLAKQVRQCLHAYGIHSSTIQPEFPQGSDTEDNQVAGSSHSQSGPSRTPSIRDGNPQACLLECDDECGGKHCCPTKPT
- a CDS encoding putative ab-hydrolase associated lipase (COG:I;~EggNog:ENOG410PHWQ;~InterPro:IPR006693,IPR029058;~MEROPS:MER0208659;~PFAM:PF04083;~TransMembrane:3 (o137-167i408-428o434-454i);~go_process: GO:0006629 - lipid metabolic process [Evidence IEA]), whose translation is MLISPDPVENATTTTIESLYGTPKLPLRKSEYQKERASMPDTEVVELPAAAADKMKPSVLRLENLDRVPNDADDGEVSSVTDGLLSSRRPSPTLLSPPQWAAFSLPRHPLFPPLPIYDHPPSTLETLRYLAIRATSFVLSLFFLLIIILGALFCSIWLSLVSIGHYLQGKAEPQQRRFHAEERARRLERTTSSRRWKLRQEKREVDEEVPDDCPPLEGGKDLVIGDVAYYARRVGLDVETFKVQTEDGFILTLWHLYNPQEYNPLPASERGPRGPIVFSGGRHSQSSDSARRKYPILLMHGLLQNSGAYCANDDDSLAFFLCKSGYDVWLGNNRCGLQPEHTTMLQNDPRMWSWTIQHMGVFDITALTSRVLFQTGYEKLGLVCHSQGTAQTFIALAKSHRPELGKHISVFCALAPAVYAGPLVERIYFRFMRLVSPAAFRLIFGIHSFIPFMLTVQRWLHSRIYGKLGYVVFSYLFNWSDDRWDCGLRDRLFQFAPVYVSSETIRWWLGADGFSTHECILATRDSCLIEIDEDRCIQRGTEHETSRSDTAWYGPNTPPFALWVGGSDQLVDGRKLLQRFRNGREPHVQLAHAKVIEEYEHLDVLWAMDMIEQVGCEVRQVLWDTMPADARASSVMPRGVE
- a CDS encoding uncharacterized protein (COG:S;~EggNog:ENOG410PUVA;~InterPro:IPR029063;~antiSMASH:Cluster_2.9) → MLTEQNGRRYHAYRQGEYRLYGDQFTGFGCRELLIEASTKFGKQLGVANNYKQWMVGAGFGNVQEHIYKVPFSPWAKGPKLKELGRYHQTNMLEVLEAYSLALMTRSLGWTVEDVNVLLREVRKELLDRKLHIYSRLYVVYGQK